The Lolium rigidum isolate FL_2022 chromosome 2, APGP_CSIRO_Lrig_0.1, whole genome shotgun sequence genomic interval ACATGGCCTTCTGGCACGCGAGTTTTATTGCCGAGGCAGAGCGAAGGACGATCTAACGATGGCGTTCTTGTTGGCTTGTTGCTGCATGCAGGCAGTGGGCGCGTGCTGGTACTTGCTGGGGGCGCAGCGGGCCACCAAGTGCCTGAGGGAGCAGTACTGCGACGACGGGCGCGGCGGGTGCGCGGCCGCGGCGCTGGCGTGCGCGCGGCCGCTCTActacggcggcggcagcggcggctctaCGACGGCGGTGGGCGCGGACAGGCTCCAGTGGGCCGGCAACTCCAGCGCCAGGGCGACGTGCCTGGACAGCGGCGACGACTACGAGTACGGGGCGTACAAGTGGACCGTCATGCTGGTGGCCAACCCCAGCTGGGTCGAGAAGATCCTCCTCCCGATATTCTGGGGCCTCATGACGCTCAGGTGACCAGCCAGGCGGGCTTCATAATTGGGCTGATTAGATGCTGACTGATGCGCTTCTGATGTGATCATCTGTTGTTGTTGCTGATCATCAGTACTTTTGGGAACCTGGCGAGCACGACGGAGTGGTCGGAGATCGTGttcaacatcatcaccatcaccggcGGGCTCATACTGGTCACCATGCTCATAGGTAACATCAAGGTACGTTGCCACGGTCAGCCAAATTAAATGTTAACACTCGTCGCTCGGCTGGTCGATGACACGCTGGAGTGCATCTACCACACAGGTGTTCCTGAACGCGACGACGTCCAAGAAGCAGGCGATGCACACTCGGCTGCGGAGCGTGGAGTGGTGGATGAAGCGCAAGAACCTGCCGCAGAGCTTCCGGCACCGGGTCCGGCAGTACGAGCGGCAGCGCTGGGCAGCCACCCGCGGCGTGGACGAGTGCCGCATCGTGCGCGACCTCCCGGAGGGCCTCCGCAGGGACATCAAGTACCACCTCTGCCTCGACCTCGTCCGGCAGGTGCCGCTGTTCCAGCACATGGACGACCTGGTGCTCGAGAACATCTGCGACAGGGTCAAGTCGCTCGTCTTCCCCAAAGGAGAAGTGGTAGCTAACCAACCAACCTCATATGAACACCCTGATTAATTCCTTTTGGATGTTATAAGAGTCAAGCTATAATCATAATGTGTTTGCACAGATCGTCAGAGAAGGCGACCCAGTGCGGAGGATGCTCTTCATCGTGCGCGGCCACCTGCAGAGCAGCCAGGTGCTGCGGAACGGCGCCACGAGCTGCTGCATGCTGGGCCCTGGCAACTTCAGCGGGGACGAGCTACTGTCGTGGTGCCTGCGCCGGCCCTTCCTGGAGCggctgccggcgtcgtcgtcgacgctggTCACCCTGGAGAGCACGGAGGCGTTCGGGCTGGAGGCCGCCGACGTCAAGTACGTCACGCAGCACTTCCGCTACACCTTCACCAACGAGAAGGTGCGCCGCAGCGCCCGCTACTACTCGCACGGGTGGCGCACCTGGGCCGCCGTGGCGGTGCAGCTGGCGTGGCGCCGGTACAAGCACCGCAAGACGCTCACCTCGCTGTCGTTTATCCGGCCGCGCAGGCCGCTGTCGCGGTGCTCGTCGCTCGGGGAGGAGAAGCTGCGGCTCTACACCGCGCTGCTCACCTCGCCCAAGCCCAACCAGGACGACCTGCTGTAGGTCAGGCACATTGTCATTGCTCATCATAGGCCTATGCTGGCATGAATTACTGAATTTTAAATGGCGCCAGAGCGAAGCAAATGAGAACCGATTGAATCAATTTTACAGCTACTTTGCCTAGAAGCTCCGTTCAATTTCGCTTGTTGCACTCTTTAGGGTGCAACATGTTTCATTTCTTCCATTTAGGCAAGCCATTGAGCCCAGACGTAATAGGTGAATCTATcaatctattttcatcaaagaagAATCTAAACTGGTAATTTGGGAACTTCTGTTGCAAGAACAGGAAATATGTAAGCAATAAGATTAAAAAAGCCGCCAATAGAACTTGCCAGAAACAAATTTAGTGCAAGTAGTACTCTGATGATATTATCCTCTTCACTACTAGAGACACCCGAATGTTGCAGGTGCATATAAAGTTTATCATACCAAAACAATAACGCCAAATTTGGCAAACAAAACCTTGCTAGGCTATAGGGAGATTAAGCTTTCAAAATTGTGGAACATCACGAATGATGTTGTATGATGAATGTAGCATCAGAGTCTAACAGATCTTCAGATAGCAGAACGAGATCTGGAGTTCAATTTATAGGCTGCTGGAGTCCCTTCCGAAGATGAACCGCCTTCCCCAATCAGTTACGACTAGCATCCTTGTGCGCCAGCTGAATTGTTTGCTGTGTTTCATAAGAGGAAACGACCATTAGTACCAACAAAAAATCAGAGGTAACCTTCACTTCTTGAAGTGGAAAAGGAATGAAGCATACCTTGCATACACAGAATACCACAGCCATTGAGTGCTGTGGCCGACATGTACCCAATCACCAGGCAACTGCGCAGCTGTTTGCTCTCCACCAAGTGGTGCAAATTGGCCAAGATGCCTATACCTGTACATGTGCAATTTGGGATGATCAGTCGTAGGTATGTATAAACGGAACAGGTCTCATTTATTACTTGTATGGTAATGTCAGATTTACTAGTCGATCATCACAGCAAAAGTAAAAGCATACAAATGTGATATTCACTAGTCCCACTTGTAAGAGAATGGCGTTTGATAACTGACCTGAAAGGTTTGAACCGATGACGCCCTGCACCCCTGATCCTTAGAGGGCCTTCTGGATTTTCTTCACAAGTATTCATCCTATTGAAGCAGTCTGCCAGATAAGCTCCCTCTTGCGCAGCAACCTGAAGCATGGAACCAACATTAATAAAAGATTAGCATATTATCAAAGCTTAAGTTGTGCCAATCAATGAATGGCAGGTAATACTGAGTAGTTAGGTTATACAGGTGAATTACCTGAGCTGTTGCTGGGAGCATCTTGACTTGTGAGTCAACTTGAGCAAGGGCTTTTTTGAATTCTTCGATGTTCAGTTCTTCTGACTCCTTATCTTTCAGTAGGTCATGGAAGCCcttcatttggttggttttgagatACAGCTCCACCTGTGGGTACCTTTGGTAGATGTCACCAAGAACATGTTTGATTTTCTTCACAGATAGAGTGCCAGAATTATCCTTGTCTGCTACCCGGAATATTGCATCAACATCTTCCTGTACGTATATTAACCCAGATTGCATAAGAGACTGAGATATCCAAAAAATTATAACATTTGCTAGTTGACACTACAAGGTAGCATTCTTAAAGGAGCATACTTAGCACCAACAACTGGTGTTAAAATAGACAGAAGCCGAGTTAACACTGATGGCTAGATTGGTTGAATTTAACAATGTGCAATTGATTATCTCAACTCTGTTTGCTGACCTAAGCCTATCATCACCCAACAAGCTAAACCTCTCCATCTCAAgttagaaagaaaggaaagaaggaTGCTCCTCTGACTGAACCTCATACCAACAGAAAGTATTCCCCAAAACTTGAAGGTGTATCTTAAAGTGTTAGTCCCATATAAAACTTCCAAACCCAGCTCAATTGTTTGAAAAAATAGATAGTAAACTACAAGGGAAAAATGACTTCAGACAAAGGTGTGAGGTTGCAACATCTAGCTTATTCTCTCAATTTCAATCGACCACTGCTGAATTTAGTATATCTAATATGAATTGGCGATCAGAACACGTATGGGTAGAACCAAGTGTTTTGTCTTAAGTGTTTTGTTAAGCATACCATATGGAAATTGTCCTAAACAGAAGAACTTAGCATCACCACATGCCAAATATTAATCCTAGTTCAATAATACATATATTGATACAATTATTATTGCAAGTGAAATTTTGATGTGAAAAGCACGAGCTGTGGTGATATGGTTAGATAAACAGTTCACCAGAGAGAGGGAAAAAAAAGGTTTGGCCACCTAAGCTAGTGTGCAAACATACACTATGGACCTTCATGGATTTTGTAGTGCTACATAATAAATTATACAACTTCTAACTTGCAAGGTAAGCAGAGCAGATTTTTTAGAACATGTTGAAAGCAAACAAGGTATACTATGGTGTTTTTTACAGTAGGATACACGCAGGTATTACATTGAATTCAGAAAGGATATGGCAATACTAAAATTCTGGTAGCAGAATGATATCATAACAGAGTTTTATAACTGTTAGGGATTCAAAATGATACTGTACTTGAAATTGAGTAGCACATACCATCACTTTTCTTTGAGTAATAGTTGCACAATCACCAAGTGCATATACATTATCACATCCATTAACCCTAAGCCACTCATCTGTTGCTAGCACACGACGGGTTGCCTACAACAAGATGTATTGAACATGTTAAATGTGAATACTGGGATATGATTTTGTTATCAATGCAGAACAAGATATACCTGCCCAACTTGCTTCATGAAATCCATAATTATCGGACGTGTCCCAATTCCAGTGGACCAAACAGCCAGGCCATAAGGAACAGCAATCTCTCCAGTTGCAGGATTAGTCATTGTGATAGTCTTATCAGACACCTTCACGACCTTAAAGTTTGTCTTCAGATCAATACCTTCCCTCTTGAACTTGTCCTCAGCAAAATGAGTGATTCTTTTGTCAAACCTGcatgaaacatgaaaaatgttgTATGAAATTAACACCGGATTTAAGGTACATTAACATAGTTGCTGCCAAGAAATTTCTAATCAGTCAAATATCAAAGAGCTGACAAAGTGAGCATTAATAGGAATCTTACATTGTAAGGATATGATCTCCAGCTTCAATTACTGAAATATTC includes:
- the LOC124689077 gene encoding cyclic nucleotide-gated ion channel 4-like, which produces MPTAASTTSSSSAAASPHGGGAARRAGGYQREKSSPGRGRRRLAAWASIDPRARWAREWDRAYLLACAAGLVVDPLFLYSVSLSGSLMCVFVDGWFAASVTALRCMVDTVHVWNLLMRLRMACAPDQEEEDVDEEAKLQEAVPAAQVPKSKRGLFLDVFVILPVMQVVTWVGIPAMIRAGSTTSVMTVLLVAFLFEYLPKLYHSARFLRRMRNVSGYIFGTIWWGIALNLMAYFVAAHAVGACWYLLGAQRATKCLREQYCDDGRGGCAAAALACARPLYYGGGSGGSTTAVGADRLQWAGNSSARATCLDSGDDYEYGAYKWTVMLVANPSWVEKILLPIFWGLMTLSTFGNLASTTEWSEIVFNIITITGGLILVTMLIGNIKVFLNATTSKKQAMHTRLRSVEWWMKRKNLPQSFRHRVRQYERQRWAATRGVDECRIVRDLPEGLRRDIKYHLCLDLVRQVPLFQHMDDLVLENICDRVKSLVFPKGEVIVREGDPVRRMLFIVRGHLQSSQVLRNGATSCCMLGPGNFSGDELLSWCLRRPFLERLPASSSTLVTLESTEAFGLEAADVKYVTQHFRYTFTNEKVRRSARYYSHGWRTWAAVAVQLAWRRYKHRKTLTSLSFIRPRRPLSRCSSLGEEKLRLYTALLTSPKPNQDDLL
- the LOC124691136 gene encoding external alternative NAD(P)H-ubiquinone oxidoreductase B3, mitochondrial-like; translated protein: MASSGGLSLVRRAVEAVRRTPRWQKRLVFLTVGVGTVSYACQDNRVLQINEGSTGKKKVVILGTGWAGASFLRNIDTSLYDVHVVSPRNYFMFTPLLPSVTCGTVEPRSIVEPIRNIVRKRGGAFRFWEAECFKIDPTSKKIHCRAGDGTNADGNGEFVVDYDYLVVTVGAKPNTFNTPGVVENCHFLKEVEDAQKIRKSVMKCFEKASLPNLTEEERKKNVHFVVIGGGPTGVEFAAELHDFVNEDLAKLYPDVKKYVNISVIEAGDHILTMFDKRITHFAEDKFKREGIDLKTNFKVVKVSDKTITMTNPATGEIAVPYGLAVWSTGIGTRPIIMDFMKQVGQATRRVLATDEWLRVNGCDNVYALGDCATITQRKVMEDVDAIFRVADKDNSGTLSVKKIKHVLGDIYQRYPQVELYLKTNQMKGFHDLLKDKESEELNIEEFKKALAQVDSQVKMLPATAQVAAQEGAYLADCFNRMNTCEENPEGPLRIRGAGRHRFKPFRYRHLGQFAPLGGEQTAAQLPGDWVHVGHSTQWLWYSVYASKQFSWRTRMLVVTDWGRRFIFGRDSSSL